A region of Rattus rattus isolate New Zealand chromosome 7, Rrattus_CSIRO_v1, whole genome shotgun sequence DNA encodes the following proteins:
- the Cfl2 gene encoding cofilin-2 isoform X2, with amino-acid sequence MKVRKSSTQEEIKKRKKAVLFCLSDDKRQIIVEEAKQILVGDIGDTVEDPYTSFVKLLPLNDCRYALYDATYETKESKKEDLVFIFWAPESAPLKSKMIYASSKDAIKKKFTGIKHEWQVNGLDDIKDRSTLGEKLGGSVVVSLEGKPL; translated from the exons ATGAAAGTAAGAAAATCTTCTACCCAGGAGGagatcaaaaaaagaaagaaagcagttcTCTTCTGTTTAAGCGATGACAAAAGACAAATAATTGTAGAGGAAGCAAAGCAGATCTTGGTGGGTGACATTGGTGATACTGTAGAGGACCCCTACACATCTTTTGTGAAGTTGCTACCTCTGAATGATTGCCGATATGCTTTGTACGATGCCACATACGAAACAAAAGAGTCTAAGAAAGAAGACCTAGTATTTATATTCTG GGCTCCTGAAAGTGCACCGTTAAAAAGCAAGATGATTTATGCTAGCTCTAAAGAtgccattaaaaagaaatttacag gtatTAAACATGAGTGGCAAGTAAATGGCTTGGACGATATTAAGGACCGCTCGACACTGGGAGAGAAACTGGGAGGCAGTGTTGTAGTTTCCCTGGAAGGAAAGCCACTGTAA
- the Cfl2 gene encoding cofilin-2 isoform X1: MASGVTVNDEVIKVFNDMKVRKSSTQEEIKKRKKAVLFCLSDDKRQIIVEEAKQILVGDIGDTVEDPYTSFVKLLPLNDCRYALYDATYETKESKKEDLVFIFWAPESAPLKSKMIYASSKDAIKKKFTGIKHEWQVNGLDDIKDRSTLGEKLGGSVVVSLEGKPL, from the exons ATG gcatCTGGAGTTACAGTGAATGATGAAGTCATCAAAGTTTTTAATGATATGAAAGTAAGAAAATCTTCTACCCAGGAGGagatcaaaaaaagaaagaaagcagttcTCTTCTGTTTAAGCGATGACAAAAGACAAATAATTGTAGAGGAAGCAAAGCAGATCTTGGTGGGTGACATTGGTGATACTGTAGAGGACCCCTACACATCTTTTGTGAAGTTGCTACCTCTGAATGATTGCCGATATGCTTTGTACGATGCCACATACGAAACAAAAGAGTCTAAGAAAGAAGACCTAGTATTTATATTCTG GGCTCCTGAAAGTGCACCGTTAAAAAGCAAGATGATTTATGCTAGCTCTAAAGAtgccattaaaaagaaatttacag gtatTAAACATGAGTGGCAAGTAAATGGCTTGGACGATATTAAGGACCGCTCGACACTGGGAGAGAAACTGGGAGGCAGTGTTGTAGTTTCCCTGGAAGGAAAGCCACTGTAA